A single region of the Sorghum bicolor cultivar BTx623 chromosome 7, Sorghum_bicolor_NCBIv3, whole genome shotgun sequence genome encodes:
- the LOC8054829 gene encoding uncharacterized protein LOC8054829 isoform X5 yields the protein MSCLLNSQNSSGETSGAGTRASMERVKHENFCRAVAEDNTALLLLAVGNSRKEALCRIRKGSDASRVLDPEMSARLLHLACKHDAVECARLLLEGGSGIAAAPIDARDQLTWTPLHVAAETHSTRCIELLLSKNARTDLRVVDGRPLLPLEIALMSRRVQTKWSVDNSIEDLLSFLKQMDLNAVRLLAEETRVVGELAYRYAMEGSVPALAMLLLVVEEKISPQVSVVIQGVSTKRSIYNSIVDEALSMGDASARDGNERRKALLCEIQLLNQFGSASWRDHNDRRTLPPLLRAAKVGDMNVIKMLLMGNVDVNEADSEGNTALHWCLSGASYTKEPRIVWLLLKNGARVFQWNKLGLTPVHSAAAKGNYKALQSLLLHAQDCVDIPTKTKETPLFFAVNNGFVDCAKLLLCFGADTKARNLRKQRPIDVATSQDMRFILSSANVLPWNHSSPQQNRVMRKKIYKELLGDKFDDHDKDYCDDNYTGFKTSVGQYDFRSSNHSAQGLKSKSQYVPKQAQGSKFVPRAKASSSGASTATAAKVPATPGHPAAPVVPATSVARTPTQAPVATAETAPPSAQPQAAPAATLAASGDADVYSQAASNLVSGNNLEQIIQQILDMGGGTWERDTVVRALRAAYNNPERAIDYLYSGIPVNVETPPVAGAPAGGQQTNQQAPSPAQPAVASPVQPSAASARPDANPLILFPQVNLHFCGRKIRTSLLPGLSIVKLVQLALLENNIRTTDFYLLLNGRLLDEHVTVNDIPAESNIQVRPRVRGGVDEVHETTYRSIDTVINKRGHEKMFRRVIIPKQLGKRYACLLSPFSQYILFGILRCVCREAHQFGKCYNGAFTLADFMISKKGHIKMSSSVFLDNYTPQGGEADYRQLYRILLVFVDAERGLVPLYFAHLLDTLRSTNELNRRDPDSITFLLNHPSLLTYAERHRLFCLIDQMILKLPREEKEKVFKKVYNFPSGKGIHRYAGSGLNTTIHFCRNYLSHPEDWVSILFAEVAISLLVEDMLAKVIKELLDYQPPVYDCQCKGGYRHNVKSGWCCLLRLTELMAPWLGGPSRT from the exons ATGAGTTGTCTTTTGAATTCGCAGAACTCAAGTGGAGAAACCAGCGGGGCAGGAACCAGGGCCAGCATGGAGCGCGTGAAGCACGAGAACTTTTGCCGCGCCGTCGCGGAGGACAACACAGCGCTCCTCCTCTTGGCGGTGGGGAACTCCAGGAAGGAGGCCCTGTGTCGCATCCGCAAGGGCTCCGACGCCTCAAGGGTGCTGGACCCGGAGATGTCCGCGAGGCTGCTCCACCTCGCTTGCAAGCACGACGCGGTGGAGTGCGCGAGGCTGCTCCTAGAGGGCGGCAGCGGGATCGCGGCGGCCCCCATTGACGCAAGGGACCAGCTCACGTGGACGCCGCTCCACGTCGCAGCTGAGACCCACTCGACCAGGTGCATAGAGCTGCTACTCTCCAAGAACGCCCGCACTGATCTCAGGGTGGTTGACGGGAGACCACTTCTCCCGCTTGAGATCGCGCTAATGAGCAGGAG AGTTCAAACTAAATGGTCGGTGGACAACTCAATTGAGGACCTTCTGTCTTTTCTTAAACAAATG GATCTTAATGCAGTAAGGCTCCTAGCAGAGGAAACCAGAGTGGTTGGGGAGCTTGCGTACAGATACGCCATGGAAGGAAGTGTCCCTGCATTGGCAATGCTGCTTCTGGTGGTTGAAGAGAAGATATCGCCACAAGTGAGTGTGGTGATACAGGGCGTCAGCACAAAGCGGTCAATCTACAACTCCATTGTTGATGAGGCTTTATCAATGGGAGATGCTTCAGCTCGTGATGGAAATGAAAGGAGAAAGGCCCTGCTATGTGAGATTCAGCTGCTTAACCAATTTGGATCGGCATCATGGAGGGACCACAATGACAGGAGAACATTACCCCCTCTACTGAGAGCTGCTAAG GTTGGAGATATGAATGTCATAAAGATGCTCCTGATGGGGAATGTTGATGTCAATGAAGCCGACTCTGAAGGAAACACAGCACTTCACTGGTGCCTTAGTGGTGCCTCATATACCAAGGAGCCAAG GATTGTGTGGCTTCTGCTCAAGAATGGCGCAAGAGTTTTCCAGTGGAACAAATTAGGGCTCACACCAGTACACAGCGCTGCAGCTAAGGGCAATTACAAAGCTCTTCAG TCACTTCTGCTTCATGCCCAAGATTGTGTTGATATACCTACCAAGACCAAAGAAACCCCATTGTTCTTTGCAGTGAACAATGGTTTTGTGGATTGTGCAAAACTTCTTTTGTGCTTTGGGGCTGATACCAAAGCCCGGAACCTGAG AAAGCAAAGACCAATTGATGTGGCAACATCCCAGGACATGCGTTTCATTCTTAGCTCTGCAAATGTGTTACCAT GGAACCATAGCTCACCTCAACAGAATCGTGTGATGAGAAAGAAAATTTACAAAGAGCTTCTTGGTGATAAATTTGATGATCATGATAAGGATTACTGTGATGATAA CTATACTGGGTTTAAGACATCAGTAGGCCAATATGATTTTCGGTCCAGTAATCATTCTGCACAAGGGCTTAAGAGTAAAAGCCAATATGTTCCAAAACAAGCACAAGGTTCAAAGTTTGTGCCTCGG GCTAAGGCATCATCGAGTGGAGCTTCTACCGCCACTGCTGCAAAAGTTCCTGCAACTCCT GGCCACCCTGCTGCCCCTGTGGTCCCTGCTACATCAGTTGCAAGAACACCTACACAAGCTCCTGTTGCCACAGCTGAAAC GGCACCTCCAAGTGCACAGCCTcaggctgctcctgctgctacgCTTGCTGCATC TGGTGATGCTGATGTGTACAGTCAGGCAGCTTCAAACCTTGTATCTGGCAACAATCTGGAACAGATTATCCAACAAATTCTTGACATGGGTGGTGGTACCTGGGAACGTGATACAGTTGTCCGTGCTCTACGTGCTGCATATAATAACCCTGAGAGAGCTATAGACTACCTATATTCT GGAATTCCTGTGAATGTGGAGACTCCTCCTGTTGCTGGAGCACCTGCTGGtggccaacaaacaaatcagcaGGCCCCATCACCTGCTCAGCCAGCAGTTGCATCACCAGTGCAGCCATCCGCTGCCTCTGCACGGCCCGATGCAAATCCTCTGATCCTTTTTCCTCAG GTCAATCTCCATTTCTGCGGACGTAAAATCCGAACATCTCTTCTACCTGGTCTCTCCATTGTGAAGCTTGTTCAGCTTGCTCTATTGGAGAACAATATCAGAACAACAGATTTTTATTTACTGTTAAATGGAAGACTCTTGGATGAGCATGTGACTGTTAATGACATTCCGGCAGAATCAAATATCCAAGTCCGTCCAAGAGTTCGAGGCGGAGT GGATGAAGTCCATGAGACCACTTACAGAAGTATCGATACTGTGATCAACAAAAGGGGGCATGAGAAGATGTTTAGAAGAGTCATTATTCCGAAGCAATTGGGAAAGCGTTATGCTTGTTTGTTATCACCCTTCTCACAGTACATTTTATTTGGTATCTTACGTTGTGTTTGTCGGGAAGCACACCAGTTTGGCAAGTGTTACAACGGAGCATTTACTTTAGCTGATTTTATGATTTCAAAAAAAGGTCACATTAAGATGAGCTCTTCAGTTTTCTTGGACAATTACACCCCTCAGGGAGGTGAAGCTGACTATAGGCAGTTATATAGGATATTACTGGTATTTGTTGACGCAGAGCGGGGACTTGTGCCTCTCTACTTTGCTCACCTCCTCGACACGCTGCGCAGTACTAATGAGCTTAATCGGCGTGATCCAGATTCCATCACTTTTTTGCTAAATCACCCGAGCCTTCTAACTTATGCAGAAAGACATCGGCTCTTTTGTTTGATTGACCAGATGATTCTTAAGTTACCTAGGGAAGAGAAAGAGAAAGTATTTAAAAAG GTGTACAATTTCCCTTCTGGCAAAGGCATACATAGATATGCAGGTTCTGGATTGAATACTACGATCCACTTTTGTCGCAATTACTTGAGCCACCCAGAAGATTGG GTGTCAATACTATTTGCTGAGGTGGCTATATCTCTGCTTGTAGAAGATATGCTGGCCAAAGTCATAAAAGAGTTGTTAGATTATCAGCCTCCAGTCTAT GATTGCCAATGTAAGGGCGGATACAGGCACAATGTTAAATCAGGATGGTGCTGCTTACTCAGACTGACAGA ATTAATGGCTCCCTGGCTCGGAGGGCCATCAAGGACTTGA
- the LOC8054829 gene encoding uncharacterized protein LOC8054829 isoform X2: protein MGENSSGETSGAGTRASMERVKHENFCRAVAEDNTALLLLAVGNSRKEALCRIRKGSDASRVLDPEMSARLLHLACKHDAVECARLLLEGGSGIAAAPIDARDQLTWTPLHVAAETHSTRCIELLLSKNARTDLRVVDGRPLLPLEIALMSRRVQTKWSVDNSIEDLLSFLKQMDLNAVRLLAEETRVVGELAYRYAMEGSVPALAMLLLVVEEKISPQVSVVIQGVSTKRSIYNSIVDEALSMGDASARDGNERRKALLCEIQLLNQFGSASWRDHNDRRTLPPLLRAAKVGDMNVIKMLLMGNVDVNEADSEGNTALHWCLSGASYTKEPRIVWLLLKNGARVFQWNKLGLTPVHSAAAKGNYKALQSLLLHAQDCVDIPTKTKETPLFFAVNNGFVDCAKLLLCFGADTKARNLRKQRPIDVATSQDMRFILSSANVLPWNHSSPQQNRVMRKKIYKELLGDKFDDHDKDYCDDNYTGFKTSVGQYDFRSSNHSAQGLKSKSQYVPKQAQGSKFVPRAKASSSGASTATAAKVPATPGHPAAPVVPATSVARTPTQAPVATAETAPPSAQPQAAPAATLAASGDADVYSQAASNLVSGNNLEQIIQQILDMGGGTWERDTVVRALRAAYNNPERAIDYLYSGIPVNVETPPVAGAPAGGQQTNQQAPSPAQPAVASPVQPSAASARPDANPLILFPQVNLHFCGRKIRTSLLPGLSIVKLVQLALLENNIRTTDFYLLLNGRLLDEHVTVNDIPAESNIQVRPRVRGGVDEVHETTYRSIDTVINKRGHEKMFRRVIIPKQLGKRYACLLSPFSQYILFGILRCVCREAHQFGKCYNGAFTLADFMISKKGHIKMSSSVFLDNYTPQGGEADYRQLYRILLVFVDAERGLVPLYFAHLLDTLRSTNELNRRDPDSITFLLNHPSLLTYAERHRLFCLIDQMILKLPREEKEKVFKKVNSIPGYSKWDSNFEVMKEFNRVYNFPSGKGIHRYAGSGLNTTIHFCRNYLSHPEDWVSILFAEVAISLLVEDMLAKVIKELLDYQPPVYDCQCKGGYRHNVKSGWCCLLRLTELMAPWLGGPSRT from the exons AACTCAAGTGGAGAAACCAGCGGGGCAGGAACCAGGGCCAGCATGGAGCGCGTGAAGCACGAGAACTTTTGCCGCGCCGTCGCGGAGGACAACACAGCGCTCCTCCTCTTGGCGGTGGGGAACTCCAGGAAGGAGGCCCTGTGTCGCATCCGCAAGGGCTCCGACGCCTCAAGGGTGCTGGACCCGGAGATGTCCGCGAGGCTGCTCCACCTCGCTTGCAAGCACGACGCGGTGGAGTGCGCGAGGCTGCTCCTAGAGGGCGGCAGCGGGATCGCGGCGGCCCCCATTGACGCAAGGGACCAGCTCACGTGGACGCCGCTCCACGTCGCAGCTGAGACCCACTCGACCAGGTGCATAGAGCTGCTACTCTCCAAGAACGCCCGCACTGATCTCAGGGTGGTTGACGGGAGACCACTTCTCCCGCTTGAGATCGCGCTAATGAGCAGGAG AGTTCAAACTAAATGGTCGGTGGACAACTCAATTGAGGACCTTCTGTCTTTTCTTAAACAAATG GATCTTAATGCAGTAAGGCTCCTAGCAGAGGAAACCAGAGTGGTTGGGGAGCTTGCGTACAGATACGCCATGGAAGGAAGTGTCCCTGCATTGGCAATGCTGCTTCTGGTGGTTGAAGAGAAGATATCGCCACAAGTGAGTGTGGTGATACAGGGCGTCAGCACAAAGCGGTCAATCTACAACTCCATTGTTGATGAGGCTTTATCAATGGGAGATGCTTCAGCTCGTGATGGAAATGAAAGGAGAAAGGCCCTGCTATGTGAGATTCAGCTGCTTAACCAATTTGGATCGGCATCATGGAGGGACCACAATGACAGGAGAACATTACCCCCTCTACTGAGAGCTGCTAAG GTTGGAGATATGAATGTCATAAAGATGCTCCTGATGGGGAATGTTGATGTCAATGAAGCCGACTCTGAAGGAAACACAGCACTTCACTGGTGCCTTAGTGGTGCCTCATATACCAAGGAGCCAAG GATTGTGTGGCTTCTGCTCAAGAATGGCGCAAGAGTTTTCCAGTGGAACAAATTAGGGCTCACACCAGTACACAGCGCTGCAGCTAAGGGCAATTACAAAGCTCTTCAG TCACTTCTGCTTCATGCCCAAGATTGTGTTGATATACCTACCAAGACCAAAGAAACCCCATTGTTCTTTGCAGTGAACAATGGTTTTGTGGATTGTGCAAAACTTCTTTTGTGCTTTGGGGCTGATACCAAAGCCCGGAACCTGAG AAAGCAAAGACCAATTGATGTGGCAACATCCCAGGACATGCGTTTCATTCTTAGCTCTGCAAATGTGTTACCAT GGAACCATAGCTCACCTCAACAGAATCGTGTGATGAGAAAGAAAATTTACAAAGAGCTTCTTGGTGATAAATTTGATGATCATGATAAGGATTACTGTGATGATAA CTATACTGGGTTTAAGACATCAGTAGGCCAATATGATTTTCGGTCCAGTAATCATTCTGCACAAGGGCTTAAGAGTAAAAGCCAATATGTTCCAAAACAAGCACAAGGTTCAAAGTTTGTGCCTCGG GCTAAGGCATCATCGAGTGGAGCTTCTACCGCCACTGCTGCAAAAGTTCCTGCAACTCCT GGCCACCCTGCTGCCCCTGTGGTCCCTGCTACATCAGTTGCAAGAACACCTACACAAGCTCCTGTTGCCACAGCTGAAAC GGCACCTCCAAGTGCACAGCCTcaggctgctcctgctgctacgCTTGCTGCATC TGGTGATGCTGATGTGTACAGTCAGGCAGCTTCAAACCTTGTATCTGGCAACAATCTGGAACAGATTATCCAACAAATTCTTGACATGGGTGGTGGTACCTGGGAACGTGATACAGTTGTCCGTGCTCTACGTGCTGCATATAATAACCCTGAGAGAGCTATAGACTACCTATATTCT GGAATTCCTGTGAATGTGGAGACTCCTCCTGTTGCTGGAGCACCTGCTGGtggccaacaaacaaatcagcaGGCCCCATCACCTGCTCAGCCAGCAGTTGCATCACCAGTGCAGCCATCCGCTGCCTCTGCACGGCCCGATGCAAATCCTCTGATCCTTTTTCCTCAG GTCAATCTCCATTTCTGCGGACGTAAAATCCGAACATCTCTTCTACCTGGTCTCTCCATTGTGAAGCTTGTTCAGCTTGCTCTATTGGAGAACAATATCAGAACAACAGATTTTTATTTACTGTTAAATGGAAGACTCTTGGATGAGCATGTGACTGTTAATGACATTCCGGCAGAATCAAATATCCAAGTCCGTCCAAGAGTTCGAGGCGGAGT GGATGAAGTCCATGAGACCACTTACAGAAGTATCGATACTGTGATCAACAAAAGGGGGCATGAGAAGATGTTTAGAAGAGTCATTATTCCGAAGCAATTGGGAAAGCGTTATGCTTGTTTGTTATCACCCTTCTCACAGTACATTTTATTTGGTATCTTACGTTGTGTTTGTCGGGAAGCACACCAGTTTGGCAAGTGTTACAACGGAGCATTTACTTTAGCTGATTTTATGATTTCAAAAAAAGGTCACATTAAGATGAGCTCTTCAGTTTTCTTGGACAATTACACCCCTCAGGGAGGTGAAGCTGACTATAGGCAGTTATATAGGATATTACTGGTATTTGTTGACGCAGAGCGGGGACTTGTGCCTCTCTACTTTGCTCACCTCCTCGACACGCTGCGCAGTACTAATGAGCTTAATCGGCGTGATCCAGATTCCATCACTTTTTTGCTAAATCACCCGAGCCTTCTAACTTATGCAGAAAGACATCGGCTCTTTTGTTTGATTGACCAGATGATTCTTAAGTTACCTAGGGAAGAGAAAGAGAAAGTATTTAAAAAGGTGAATTCAATTCCTGGGTATTCTAAGTGGGATAGCAATTTTGAAGTCATGAAAGAATTTAATAGG GTGTACAATTTCCCTTCTGGCAAAGGCATACATAGATATGCAGGTTCTGGATTGAATACTACGATCCACTTTTGTCGCAATTACTTGAGCCACCCAGAAGATTGG GTGTCAATACTATTTGCTGAGGTGGCTATATCTCTGCTTGTAGAAGATATGCTGGCCAAAGTCATAAAAGAGTTGTTAGATTATCAGCCTCCAGTCTAT GATTGCCAATGTAAGGGCGGATACAGGCACAATGTTAAATCAGGATGGTGCTGCTTACTCAGACTGACAGA ATTAATGGCTCCCTGGCTCGGAGGGCCATCAAGGACTTGA